A genomic segment from Corythoichthys intestinalis isolate RoL2023-P3 chromosome 2, ASM3026506v1, whole genome shotgun sequence encodes:
- the samhd1 gene encoding deoxynucleoside triphosphate triphosphohydrolase SAMHD1, whose translation MASRKRDLATAMSPGDCFQTPEKKVSVDQMSDLDVSQWGIEETCLYLREEGLGEWETVFRRQKITGVVLRYIKKDDLEKMGIKPLGDQLRILHSLRKLWHLEEGPQTNKVFNDPIHGHVELHPLLVKIIDTPQFQRLRNIKQLGGTYFVFPGASHNRFEHSIGVGYLAGHLVKALNERQPELLISQRDILCVQIAGLCHDLGHGPFSHMFDAKFIPKARPNISWKHEKASLDMFDHLITKNVLEPLMEQHGLVLPEDLVFIKELIAGPLDTNTAEQWSYKGRSKDKSFLYEIVANKRNGIDMDKWDYFARDCYNLGIQNNSDYRRYLKFARVCEVDGEKLICTRDKEVGNLYDMFYTRNCLHQRAYQHRVGNIIETMITEAFLKADKHIQVQGKDGKMFTLSTAIDDMEAYTKLTDNVFEQILHSSKPELAEAREILQNILLRRLYKYLGRTQPEDSKSLKVTQKKLHDWEADLANSVPKTGPLGVNLRPEDFLVTVIKMNYGMDKGNPIDNMRFYCKTDPTKAIPIYKDQVSKFLPPQFEEEVIRVYYKKMDEDGLSAAKKHFVQWCINNNFTKPPDGDVIAPELTPLKASWHCRKEARDDDEDSGCRKGVKSLFK comes from the exons ATGGCGAGCCGTAAACGAGACTTGGCGACAGCTATGAGCCCTGGAGATTGTTTCCAAACACCGGAGAAGAAAGTGTCAGTAGACCAAATGTCAGATTTGGACGTGTCCCAATGGGGAATAGAAGAAACGTGCCTGTACCTACGAGAAGAAGGTCTTGGAGAGTGGGAAACTGTATTCAGAA GACAGAAAATTACTGGTGTCGTGCTGAGATACATCAAGAAGGATGACCTGGAAAAGATGGGCATAaa GCCTCTTGGTGACCAACTGCGAATCCTGCACAGCCTGAGGAAGTTGTGGCACTTAGAGGAGGGCCCTCAAACAAATAAG GTGTTTAATGATCCCATCCATGGGCACGTGGAGTTGCACCCACTTCTTGTCAAAATCATTGACACGCCTCAGTTCCAGAGACTCCGAAATATCAAGCAGTTGGGAGGGACCTACTTTGTTTTCCCTGGAGCCTCCCACAACCGCTTTGAGCATTCCATCGG AGTGGGTTACTTGGCAGGACACCTTGTGAAAGCACTGAATGAGAGGCAGCCAGAACTTCTCATTTCCCAGAGAGACATTCTTTGTGTGCAGATTGCCGGGCTCTGTCATGATCTTG GACATGGGCCTTTTTCACACATGTTCGATGCTAAATTCATCCCCAAAGCACGTCCTAATATCTCCTGGAAG CATGAGAAAGCATCACTTGACATGTTTGACCACCTGATAACCAAAAATGTGCTGGAGCCACTGATGGAACAACATGGCTTGGTTCTGCCAGAGGATCTGGTCTTCATCAAGGAGCTGATTGCAGGACCTCTGGACACAAATACAGCCGAGCAG TGGTCCTATAAAGGCCGTTCAAAGGATAAGTCTTTCCTCTATGAAATTGTGGCCAATAAAAGAAATGGCATTGACATGGACAAATGGGACTACTTTGCCAG ggaCTGTTACAATCTGGGAATCCAGAACAACTCGGACTACCGTCGCTACCTCAAATTTGCGAGGGTGTGTGAGGTTGATGGAGAGAAGCTCATCTGCACTCGTGATAAG GAAGTAGGCAATCTCTATGATATGTTCTACACCCGTAACTGTCTCCATCAGAGAGCCTACCAACACAGAGTGGGAAACATCATAGAAACCAT GATCACTGAGGCCTTTTTGAAGGCCGATAAGCACATTCAAGTCCAAGGCAAAGACGGAAAGATGTTCACGCTGTCCACGGCCATAGATGACATGGAGGCCTACACAAAGCTGACAG ATAATGTATTTGAACAAATACTGCACTCATCAAAGCCAGAGCTGGCTGAGGCACGGGAGATTCTACAAAACATTCTTTTACGGCGCCTCTACAAGTATTTGGGTCGAACCCAGCCCGAGGACAGCAAATCCCTGAAAGTCACCCAG aaAAAACTTCATGACTGGGAGGCGGACCTGGCTAATTCAGTCCCTAAGACTGGTCCCCTTGGTGTCAATCTACGTCCTGAAGACTTCCTAGTTACT GTCATTAAAATGAACTATGGGATGGATAAGGGGAACCCAATTGACAATATGCGTTTCTATTGCAAGACTGACCCCACCAAAGCCATTCCGATATACAAGGATCAG GTGTCCAAGTTTCTGCCTCCGCAGTTTGAAGAGGAAGTGATCAGAGTTTACTATAAGAAAATGGATGAAGATGGCCTGTCCGCAGCCAAGAAGCACTTTGTTCAGTGGTGCATAAACAACAACTTCACAAAACCTCCG GATGGAGATGTAATTGCACCTGAGCTGACTCCACTGAAAGCAAGCTGGCACTGCAGAAAAGAAGCAAGGGATGATGATGAAGATTCGGGATGTAGAAAGGGGGTCAAGTCTCTTTTTAAGTAG